From Thermoanaerobaculia bacterium, a single genomic window includes:
- a CDS encoding radical SAM protein: MKPAVLAAHWVRGRETLPRYLILGMTNLCNSKCVTCFYWDHLNVNRHLEMSLEDYDRALADLGALYSVVLTGGEPTLNRDLPEITRLLYGRHDASNVTMPTNSLIPEQVESVVADALASRKDDRQTFTVGLSLDHLGERHDAIRGARGNFPKVIETYRRLAKLKERTRGFVLNVQTVLASFNMDDLPEITSWVAANFPDIDFHSFELLRPPFPDPTIRALTAEEYAERLRFLRPYWERFDRYRPILRHLKVGARTAELATLEQERMVYPCYAGTISGVLNPEGTVALCEVMWEVGNIRDFDWSFRKAWFSPKAKEMRSRIAARACWCTHSCFMTSSLPFSARGVAHLAREALLPTR, translated from the coding sequence ATGAAGCCCGCGGTTCTCGCCGCCCACTGGGTTCGCGGCCGGGAGACCCTCCCGCGGTACCTGATCCTCGGAATGACGAACCTCTGCAACTCGAAGTGCGTGACCTGCTTCTACTGGGACCATCTGAACGTCAACCGGCACCTCGAGATGTCCCTCGAGGACTACGACCGCGCGCTCGCCGATCTCGGCGCGCTCTACTCGGTCGTCCTCACGGGAGGAGAGCCGACGCTGAACCGGGACCTGCCGGAGATCACCCGGCTCCTCTACGGACGCCATGACGCGTCGAACGTCACGATGCCGACCAATTCGCTGATCCCGGAGCAGGTCGAATCGGTGGTCGCGGACGCGCTCGCATCCCGGAAGGACGACCGGCAGACGTTCACCGTCGGCCTCTCGCTCGATCACCTCGGGGAAAGGCACGACGCGATCCGCGGGGCGCGGGGCAACTTCCCGAAGGTGATCGAAACCTACCGGCGGCTCGCGAAGCTCAAGGAGCGCACGCGCGGCTTCGTCCTCAACGTGCAGACCGTGCTCGCGTCTTTCAACATGGACGATCTGCCCGAGATCACGTCCTGGGTCGCCGCGAATTTCCCCGACATCGATTTTCACTCCTTCGAGCTGCTCCGGCCTCCGTTTCCCGATCCGACCATTCGCGCGCTGACCGCGGAGGAGTATGCGGAGCGCCTCCGGTTCCTGCGTCCGTACTGGGAGCGATTCGACCGCTATCGGCCGATCCTGCGCCACCTCAAAGTCGGCGCGCGCACGGCCGAGCTCGCGACGCTCGAGCAGGAGCGGATGGTCTATCCCTGCTACGCGGGGACGATCTCCGGCGTGCTCAATCCCGAGGGCACCGTCGCGCTCTGCGAGGTGATGTGGGAGGTCGGCAACATCCGCGATTTCGACTGGTCCTTCCGGAAGGCGTGGTTTTCCCCGAAGGCGAAGGAGATGAGGAGCCGGATCGCCGCGCGCGCCTGCTGGTGCACGCATTCCTGCTTCATGACGTCCTCTCTCCCGTTCTCGGCGCGCGGCGTCGCGCATCTCGCGCGGGAAGCGCTCCTCCCGACGCGCTGA
- a CDS encoding PQQ-binding-like beta-propeller repeat protein: MRRRSRHPAGFLCAAAGALLASVAASAAQRPNVELRTAILPPSLVIAYPSRGSLLDWPKYCGNLAMTGVAAAERAISTTSAPGFVSAWTDTLPGTIASSPIVVDGRVYVGDWSGKEWALDASSGAVLGSADLGTTSAPKCNPPTIGITSAPAVTGGVVYVAGGDDGFYALDAQTLAVLWRTSLGNNLHGYYGWCSPAVIDGVVYQGVSSNCDNPFIPGAVDALDAATGTITASVDLSGGVTGAGVWSSPAIDRAAGTVFVTVASGNSYELGRSYSIARLAVGSLAVEDHWKIPPEDYANVPDADWGSSPTLFTDSGARDLVGAGQKDGYYYAFLRGDLAGGPVWKTALAVGGECPQCGHGTISTAAFDGKRIYVGAGVTPDYTAYGSVNALDPATGSILWTYKAPGAVLAPISFANGVVFAAGGKRCVALDAETGTLLWQTETAAPLYGGIAISNGRIFFGDVAGNLYAFSVPVPAP, from the coding sequence TTGCGACGACGCTCCCGTCATCCGGCCGGATTCCTCTGCGCCGCGGCGGGCGCGCTCCTGGCGTCCGTCGCCGCGTCCGCCGCGCAGCGGCCGAACGTCGAGCTCCGGACGGCGATCCTCCCCCCCTCCCTCGTCATCGCCTACCCCTCGCGGGGATCGCTGCTCGACTGGCCGAAGTACTGCGGCAATCTCGCGATGACGGGGGTCGCGGCCGCGGAACGGGCGATCTCGACGACTTCGGCGCCCGGATTCGTCTCCGCCTGGACCGATACCCTTCCCGGGACGATCGCGTCGTCTCCGATCGTCGTCGACGGACGCGTCTACGTCGGCGACTGGTCGGGGAAGGAGTGGGCCCTCGACGCCTCGAGCGGGGCCGTCCTGGGAAGCGCCGATCTCGGAACGACGTCCGCGCCGAAGTGCAACCCGCCGACGATCGGGATCACCTCCGCGCCCGCGGTGACCGGAGGCGTCGTTTACGTCGCCGGCGGCGACGACGGTTTCTACGCGCTCGACGCGCAGACCCTCGCGGTGCTCTGGCGAACCTCCCTCGGAAACAACCTTCACGGCTACTACGGCTGGTGCTCCCCGGCGGTGATCGACGGCGTCGTCTACCAGGGGGTTTCGAGCAACTGCGACAATCCCTTCATTCCCGGCGCGGTCGACGCCCTCGACGCGGCGACGGGAACGATCACGGCCTCGGTCGATCTTTCGGGCGGGGTGACGGGCGCGGGCGTCTGGTCGTCCCCGGCAATCGACCGGGCGGCGGGGACGGTCTTCGTGACGGTCGCCTCCGGCAACAGCTACGAACTCGGCCGGAGCTACTCGATCGCCCGCCTCGCGGTGGGATCCCTCGCGGTCGAGGATCACTGGAAGATTCCGCCGGAGGATTACGCGAACGTCCCGGACGCCGACTGGGGATCTTCGCCGACGCTCTTCACCGATTCCGGGGCGCGGGATCTCGTCGGCGCCGGACAGAAGGACGGTTACTACTACGCTTTCCTCCGCGGCGACCTGGCCGGCGGGCCGGTCTGGAAGACGGCGCTGGCGGTCGGAGGCGAGTGCCCACAGTGCGGACACGGGACGATCTCGACGGCGGCCTTCGACGGGAAGCGGATCTACGTCGGCGCCGGCGTTACTCCGGACTACACGGCGTACGGCTCGGTGAACGCGCTCGACCCGGCCACGGGCTCGATCCTCTGGACGTACAAGGCGCCGGGGGCGGTGCTCGCGCCGATCTCCTTCGCCAACGGGGTGGTGTTCGCCGCCGGCGGAAAGCGCTGCGTCGCTCTCGATGCCGAAACGGGGACCCTTCTGTGGCAGACCGAGACCGCGGCCCCGCTCTACGGCGGGATCGCGATCTCGAACGGCCGGATCTTCTTCGGCGACGTGGCGGGAAACCTGTACGCCTTCTCGGTACCGGTTCCCGCGCCCTGA
- a CDS encoding methylmalonyl-CoA mutase family protein, whose protein sequence is MGEKESNPLVPEGVSEGRRRWDEKAREAFEKVPAWKSDFTTVSSQEVPELGGPDTQPGFDFERDLGWPGEYPYTRGVQPTMYRGKLWTMRLFAGYGSARQTNARFKYLLAHGQTGLSTAFHLPTLYGYDSDHEMAKGEVGKCGVAVDSLADMETLFDGIDLGAVTTSMTINSTAPIALAMYLAVAEKHGTPWSRVGGTLQNDILKEYIAQKEYIFPPRPSMRLITDQFRFCAENVPKWNTISISGYHIREAGSTALQELAFTLRDGVEYVQYGIEAGLDVDAFAPRLSFFFNAHNDFFEEIAKFRAARRVWAKTMRERFGAKDPRSWSCRFHTQTAGCSLTAQQPYNNVVRTALQALAAVLGGTNSLHTNSLDETLALPTDFAVKVALRTQQIIAHESGVANTIDPLGGSYFVEEMTRRMEQGTFDYFRRIDAFGGMVEAIEAGFPQKEIMDAAYRYQRALDDGEKIVVGVNEFTDSGEEPPLPILYIDEATEEEQRRSLAEVRRTRDGKAVRSALAALRQACRDGVNVMPTLVEAVKSYATVGEISDVMREVFATYEEPVVF, encoded by the coding sequence ATGGGCGAAAAGGAATCGAACCCGCTCGTCCCGGAGGGCGTTTCGGAGGGACGGCGCCGCTGGGACGAGAAAGCCCGCGAGGCGTTCGAAAAAGTTCCCGCCTGGAAGTCCGACTTCACGACGGTTTCCTCGCAGGAGGTTCCGGAGCTCGGGGGTCCCGACACGCAGCCCGGCTTCGATTTCGAGCGCGACCTCGGCTGGCCCGGCGAATACCCCTACACGCGCGGGGTGCAGCCGACGATGTACCGCGGCAAGCTCTGGACGATGCGCCTCTTCGCCGGATACGGCTCGGCGCGGCAGACGAACGCCCGGTTCAAGTACCTCCTGGCCCACGGGCAGACCGGGCTTTCGACGGCTTTCCACCTGCCGACGCTCTACGGCTACGACTCCGACCACGAGATGGCGAAAGGCGAGGTGGGCAAGTGCGGGGTCGCGGTCGACTCGCTCGCCGACATGGAGACGCTCTTCGACGGGATCGACCTCGGCGCGGTGACCACGTCGATGACGATCAACTCGACCGCCCCGATCGCTCTCGCGATGTATCTCGCGGTCGCGGAGAAGCACGGGACGCCCTGGTCCCGCGTCGGCGGAACGCTGCAGAACGACATCCTCAAGGAGTACATCGCGCAGAAGGAGTACATCTTCCCGCCGCGCCCCTCGATGCGCCTCATCACCGACCAGTTCCGCTTCTGCGCCGAGAACGTCCCGAAGTGGAACACGATCTCGATTTCCGGGTACCACATCCGGGAGGCGGGCTCGACGGCCCTCCAGGAGCTGGCCTTCACGCTGCGCGACGGAGTCGAGTACGTCCAGTACGGGATCGAGGCCGGTCTCGACGTGGATGCCTTCGCGCCCCGCCTCTCGTTCTTCTTCAACGCCCACAACGACTTCTTCGAGGAGATCGCGAAGTTCCGGGCCGCTCGGCGGGTCTGGGCGAAGACGATGCGCGAGCGGTTCGGCGCGAAGGACCCCCGCTCCTGGAGCTGCCGGTTCCACACGCAGACGGCGGGCTGTTCGCTGACCGCCCAGCAGCCCTACAACAACGTCGTCCGCACGGCGCTCCAGGCGCTCGCGGCGGTACTCGGCGGCACCAATTCCCTCCACACGAATTCTCTCGACGAGACGCTCGCGCTGCCGACCGATTTCGCGGTCAAGGTCGCGCTCCGGACCCAGCAGATCATCGCGCACGAATCCGGCGTCGCGAACACGATCGACCCGCTCGGCGGCTCGTACTTCGTCGAGGAGATGACGAGGCGCATGGAACAGGGGACGTTCGACTACTTCCGGAGGATCGACGCGTTCGGCGGGATGGTCGAGGCGATCGAAGCCGGGTTCCCGCAGAAAGAGATCATGGACGCCGCCTACCGCTACCAGCGTGCCCTGGACGACGGCGAGAAGATCGTGGTCGGCGTCAACGAGTTCACCGACAGCGGCGAGGAGCCCCCCCTCCCGATCCTGTACATCGACGAGGCGACCGAGGAGGAGCAGCGGCGCTCGCTCGCGGAGGTCAGGAGGACCCGCGACGGGAAGGCCGTGCGGTCGGCGCTCGCGGCGCTCCGGCAGGCGTGCCGGGACGGCGTCAAC